A genomic stretch from Georgenia muralis includes:
- the hrpA gene encoding ATP-dependent RNA helicase HrpA, whose product MSEETTAAGAAGTGADGAGTGRGRRRGRPRRGPGERQTGERSSGERQSGERTSGEHQTTGRRDPAARERGGFRPYTPAQLAARRSALPRITYPEQLPVSARREEIAAAIRDHQVVVVSGETGSGKTTQIPKICLELGRGVTGTIGHTQPRRIAARTVAERIAEELGVELGGAVGYQVRFTDQVSPTTLVKLMTDGILLAEIQRDPMLWRYDTIIVDEAHERSLNIDFILGYLANLLPRRPDLKVIITSATIDSARFAAHFGVREGGRPDGELLSAAPVVEVSGRTFPVELRYRPLVEDDAADDDAEEAGGRARPPAEEPLDQVTGIVRAADELMAEGPGDILVFLSGEREIRDTHVALAEHLGDRYVAPGARSTVPGAVEVVPLYARLSSAEQHRVFEAHSTRRIVLATNVAETSLTVPGIRYVIDPGTARISRYSTRTKVQRLPIEPVSQASANQRSGRCGRVADGIAIRLYSESDYAARPEFTEPEILRTSLAAVILQMAALGLGDVARFPFVDPPDTRAVRDGVQLLHEIGALDPEASDPRRRLTPVGRQLAQLPIDPRLGRMLLEGQRNGCAAEVMVVVAALSVQDVRERPAEHQQAADEKHRRFADPTSDFLAYLNLWRYLRTQQRDLSGSAFRRLCRAEHLNYLRVREWQDVVAQLRQLAKPLGLTLKPIALPHEDDIAATAGSTPDGRPDTARAAVAVGRSADAVAADALHQSLLVGLLSNLGSWDERRREYAGARGTRFTIWPGSGLSRKTPAWVMAAELVETSRLFARTVARIQPEWVEPVAAHLVRRVYSEPYWSAKQGAAMVKEKVMLYGMTLVADRPVLLGRLGDLVLGDLTARELAREMFLRHALVGGEWRTHHQFYERNRELLAEASEFEARARRRGLVLDEDGLLAFYDERVPDDVVSARHFDSWWKRARREDPDLLTFTLDLLVPGAGEITGDDFPDTWGQGDLTLPLTYQFEPGTHADGVTVHVPVEVLARLRPDGFDWMVPGLALDLATATIRALPKKVRVQLVPAPDVARDVVAHLPPWAEVAPAPPGAPSYREAFADAVRRLRGVEVPDDAWDDEKLPDHLRVTFRVLSARGAVLSEGKNLVALQRELAPQTQQAVSAAVRGAVALAMEEARAGAGVPAGAPGPAVAAGSVGTTGRADAGRPGGTALTPMLPEQHDLTAFPDVPGGVIPAVVESTGAQGLTVRGYPALVEVRGKGGAVTVSLRVLADAGEQARAHRVGLRRLVLTETTLSTQRVTTRWTGREALTLAASPYRTTEELVADVQLAAVGALVDEWTAAHGGRPVREAERHDALVAHVRAELEERVHRLVGLVVAILDARRELDVAIKGATSMFLLNTLTEVRDQVARLVGPGFVSATPPERLVHLSRYLRAAQRRIERAQVNVHQDANLAWTVGELEDAHAAAVEAGARMAPDPARDAALDEVRWMIEELRVSFFAQQLGTPVKVSEKRIRKALAEV is encoded by the coding sequence GTGAGCGAGGAGACGACGGCAGCCGGGGCGGCCGGGACCGGCGCGGATGGCGCCGGCACCGGGCGCGGCCGGCGCCGTGGGCGTCCCCGCCGCGGGCCGGGTGAGCGACAGACCGGCGAGCGAAGCTCGGGCGAACGCCAGTCGGGCGAGCGAACCTCGGGCGAGCACCAGACCACCGGACGCCGCGACCCCGCCGCCCGCGAGCGCGGCGGCTTCCGCCCGTACACGCCCGCGCAGCTCGCGGCCCGCCGCTCCGCGCTGCCGCGGATCACCTACCCCGAGCAGCTCCCCGTCTCGGCCCGTCGCGAGGAGATCGCGGCCGCCATCCGCGACCACCAGGTCGTCGTCGTCTCCGGCGAGACCGGCTCGGGCAAGACCACCCAGATCCCCAAGATCTGCCTCGAGCTCGGCCGCGGCGTCACCGGCACGATCGGGCACACGCAGCCCCGCCGGATCGCCGCCCGAACGGTGGCCGAGCGCATCGCCGAGGAGCTCGGCGTCGAGCTCGGCGGCGCCGTCGGGTACCAGGTCCGCTTCACCGACCAGGTCTCGCCCACCACCCTGGTCAAGCTCATGACCGACGGCATCCTCCTGGCCGAGATCCAGCGGGACCCGATGCTGTGGCGCTACGACACGATCATCGTCGACGAGGCCCACGAGCGGAGCCTCAACATCGACTTCATCCTCGGCTACCTCGCCAACCTCCTGCCCCGCCGGCCCGACCTCAAGGTGATCATCACCTCGGCCACGATCGACTCCGCCCGCTTCGCCGCCCACTTCGGCGTCCGGGAGGGCGGCCGGCCCGACGGCGAGCTGCTGAGCGCGGCGCCGGTCGTGGAGGTCTCCGGGCGCACCTTCCCCGTGGAGCTGCGGTACCGGCCCCTCGTCGAGGACGACGCGGCCGACGACGACGCCGAGGAGGCCGGCGGTCGCGCACGGCCACCCGCGGAGGAGCCGCTGGACCAGGTCACCGGCATCGTCCGGGCCGCGGACGAGCTCATGGCCGAGGGACCCGGCGACATCCTCGTCTTCCTCTCCGGCGAGCGGGAGATCCGCGACACCCACGTCGCGCTGGCCGAGCACCTCGGGGACCGGTACGTCGCCCCGGGCGCCCGCTCGACGGTGCCCGGCGCCGTCGAGGTCGTCCCCCTGTACGCGCGGCTGTCCTCCGCCGAGCAGCACCGCGTCTTCGAGGCGCACAGCACCCGGCGCATCGTCCTGGCGACGAACGTCGCCGAGACCTCCCTCACCGTCCCGGGCATCCGCTACGTCATCGACCCCGGAACGGCCCGGATCTCGCGGTACTCCACCCGCACGAAGGTCCAGCGCCTGCCCATCGAGCCGGTCTCGCAGGCCAGCGCCAACCAGCGCTCGGGCCGGTGCGGACGCGTCGCGGACGGCATCGCGATCCGGCTCTACTCCGAGTCCGACTACGCCGCCCGCCCCGAGTTCACCGAGCCGGAGATCCTGCGGACCTCCCTCGCCGCCGTCATCCTCCAGATGGCGGCCCTCGGCCTGGGCGACGTCGCGAGGTTCCCGTTCGTCGACCCGCCCGACACCCGGGCCGTGCGCGACGGCGTCCAGCTCCTGCACGAGATCGGGGCGCTGGACCCCGAGGCGAGCGACCCCCGCCGGCGGCTCACCCCGGTCGGGCGCCAGCTCGCCCAGCTGCCCATCGACCCGCGACTGGGCCGGATGCTGCTCGAGGGGCAGCGGAACGGCTGCGCGGCGGAGGTCATGGTCGTCGTCGCGGCGCTCAGCGTCCAGGACGTGCGCGAGCGCCCCGCCGAGCACCAGCAGGCGGCGGACGAGAAGCACCGCCGGTTCGCCGACCCGACGTCGGACTTCCTCGCCTACCTCAACCTCTGGCGGTACCTGCGCACCCAGCAGCGTGACCTCTCCGGCTCGGCGTTCCGGCGTCTGTGCCGCGCCGAGCACCTCAACTACCTGCGCGTGCGGGAGTGGCAGGACGTCGTCGCCCAGCTGCGCCAGCTCGCCAAGCCGCTCGGGCTGACCCTCAAGCCCATCGCCCTGCCGCACGAGGACGACATCGCCGCCACCGCCGGGTCCACCCCGGACGGCCGCCCCGACACCGCGCGCGCCGCCGTCGCGGTGGGCCGGTCCGCCGACGCCGTCGCGGCCGACGCGCTGCACCAGTCCCTCCTCGTCGGCCTGCTGTCGAACCTCGGCTCGTGGGACGAGCGGCGCCGCGAGTACGCCGGCGCCCGCGGCACCCGGTTCACGATCTGGCCCGGCTCCGGGCTCTCCCGCAAGACCCCGGCGTGGGTCATGGCGGCCGAGCTCGTGGAGACGTCGCGGCTCTTCGCCCGGACGGTGGCGCGGATCCAGCCGGAGTGGGTCGAGCCGGTCGCCGCGCACCTCGTCCGGCGGGTCTACTCCGAGCCGTACTGGTCGGCCAAGCAGGGTGCGGCCATGGTCAAGGAGAAGGTCATGCTCTACGGCATGACCCTGGTTGCCGACCGGCCGGTGCTCCTCGGCCGGCTCGGCGACCTCGTCCTGGGCGATCTTACCGCCCGCGAGCTGGCCCGGGAGATGTTCCTCCGGCACGCGCTCGTCGGTGGCGAGTGGCGCACGCACCACCAGTTCTACGAGCGCAACCGCGAGCTGCTCGCCGAGGCCTCGGAGTTCGAGGCCCGGGCCCGGCGCCGCGGCCTCGTCCTGGACGAGGACGGCCTCTTGGCCTTCTACGACGAGCGGGTGCCCGACGACGTCGTCTCCGCCCGGCACTTCGACTCCTGGTGGAAGCGCGCCCGCCGCGAGGATCCGGACCTGCTCACCTTCACCCTCGACCTCCTCGTGCCCGGGGCCGGGGAGATCACCGGTGACGACTTCCCCGACACCTGGGGCCAGGGTGACCTCACCCTGCCGCTGACGTACCAGTTCGAACCCGGCACCCACGCCGACGGCGTCACGGTCCACGTGCCGGTGGAGGTCCTCGCCCGCCTCCGCCCGGACGGCTTCGACTGGATGGTGCCGGGCCTGGCCCTCGACCTGGCCACGGCGACCATCCGGGCCCTGCCCAAGAAGGTCCGCGTCCAGCTCGTCCCCGCCCCCGACGTCGCCCGCGACGTCGTCGCCCACCTCCCGCCGTGGGCGGAGGTCGCCCCGGCCCCGCCGGGCGCGCCCAGCTACCGCGAGGCCTTCGCCGACGCCGTGCGGCGGCTGCGCGGGGTGGAGGTCCCCGACGACGCCTGGGACGACGAGAAGCTCCCCGACCACCTCCGGGTGACGTTCCGGGTGCTCTCCGCCCGGGGCGCCGTGCTGTCGGAGGGCAAGAACCTCGTGGCGCTCCAGCGCGAGCTCGCCCCGCAGACGCAGCAGGCGGTCAGTGCCGCCGTGCGCGGCGCCGTGGCGCTGGCGATGGAGGAGGCGCGCGCCGGCGCGGGCGTCCCAGCAGGTGCCCCGGGGCCGGCGGTCGCGGCCGGGTCGGTCGGGACGACGGGCCGCGCCGACGCCGGCCGACCCGGCGGGACGGCCCTGACGCCCATGCTCCCCGAGCAGCACGACCTCACCGCCTTCCCCGACGTCCCCGGCGGGGTCATCCCGGCGGTGGTCGAGTCCACCGGCGCCCAAGGGCTGACGGTGCGGGGTTACCCCGCGCTCGTCGAGGTGCGCGGGAAGGGCGGTGCGGTCACGGTGTCGTTGCGCGTGCTGGCCGACGCCGGCGAGCAGGCCCGGGCCCACCGCGTCGGGCTGCGGCGCCTGGTCCTGACGGAGACGACGCTGAGCACCCAGCGCGTGACGACCCGGTGGACCGGGCGCGAGGCGCTCACCCTGGCGGCCAGCCCGTACCGGACCACCGAGGAGCTCGTGGCCGACGTCCAGCTCGCCGCGGTCGGTGCGCTCGTCGACGAGTGGACGGCCGCGCACGGCGGGCGCCCGGTCCGCGAGGCCGAGCGGCACGACGCGCTCGTCGCGCACGTGCGGGCCGAGCTGGAGGAGCGGGTCCACCGCCTGGTCGGCCTGGTGGTGGCGATCCTCGACGCCCGGCGTGAGCTGGACGTGGCCATCAAGGGGGCGACGTCGATGTTCCTCCTCAACACCCTCACGGAGGTCCGCGACCAGGTGGCGCGGCTCGTGGGTCCGGGCTTCGTCTCGGCCACCCCGCCCGAGCGTCTGGTGCACCTGTCGCGCTACCTGCGGGCCGCGCAGCGGCGGATCGAGCGGGCCCAGGTCAACGTCCACCAGGACGCGAACCTGGCGTGGACGGTCGGCGAGCTCGAGGACGCCCACGCGGCGGCGGTCGAGGCCGGCGCGAGGATGGCGCCGGACCCCGCCCGCGACGCCGCGCTGGACGAGGTGCGGTGGATGATCGAGGAGCTGCGGGTCAGCTTCTTCGCCCAGCAGCTCGGCACCCCGGTGAAGGTCTCGGAGAAGCGGATCCGCAAGGCCCTCGCCGAGGTGTGA
- a CDS encoding multidrug effflux MFS transporter, protein MSTDRRRGAGLVLLLGALTALGPLTINLYLPAFPAIAAELGADQGQVQLTMTSALLGLAVGQLVAGSVSDAVGRKLPLLVAYGLYVLVSAGIAAAPGIEALLVLRAAQGVLGSAGMVIALAVVRDTREGVAVGRTISRLMLVVGVAPVLAPALGSQLLLVGSWRLLFVALAVLAAVLVFLVALALPESHPPELRRVGGTAGAVRSYLGLLREPSFVGLVAVAGLVMAGQFTYITASTFVFQEIYGLSAQQFGVLFGVGALTVTAGTQVTGYLLGRLRGERIAGIAIGVALTGAAGIVVVALTVGTGPGLLWPLLLAVLPTIGAVGMMFPVIPAIALGRHRHDAGSAAALIGAAQFGMAALGAPVSGLLGGSVATMGAVMAVAFALAGAVMVAVARAVRE, encoded by the coding sequence GTGAGCACCGACCGGCGGCGCGGCGCCGGGCTCGTCCTTCTCCTGGGCGCGCTGACCGCCCTGGGTCCGCTGACCATCAACCTGTACCTGCCGGCGTTCCCCGCGATCGCCGCCGAGCTCGGCGCCGACCAGGGGCAGGTGCAGCTGACCATGACCTCGGCGCTGCTCGGCCTCGCGGTGGGGCAGCTCGTGGCCGGGTCCGTCTCCGACGCGGTCGGGCGCAAGCTCCCCCTCCTCGTCGCGTACGGGCTGTACGTGCTGGTCTCGGCGGGGATCGCCGCCGCACCCGGCATCGAGGCGCTCCTGGTCCTGCGCGCCGCCCAGGGTGTGCTCGGTTCGGCCGGGATGGTCATCGCGCTCGCCGTCGTGCGGGACACCCGGGAAGGGGTCGCGGTGGGCCGGACGATCTCCCGGCTCATGCTCGTCGTCGGCGTCGCTCCGGTGCTCGCGCCGGCGCTGGGCTCGCAGCTGCTCCTCGTGGGCTCGTGGCGGCTGCTGTTCGTCGCCCTCGCCGTCCTCGCGGCGGTGCTCGTCTTCCTGGTGGCGCTCGCTCTGCCCGAGTCCCACCCGCCGGAGCTGCGACGGGTGGGTGGGACCGCAGGAGCGGTGCGCTCCTACCTCGGCCTGCTGCGCGAGCCCAGCTTCGTCGGGCTGGTGGCCGTGGCCGGGCTCGTCATGGCCGGGCAGTTCACCTACATCACCGCCTCGACGTTCGTCTTCCAGGAGATCTATGGACTCAGCGCCCAGCAGTTCGGCGTCCTCTTCGGCGTGGGCGCGCTAACCGTGACCGCGGGCACCCAGGTGACCGGCTACCTCCTGGGCCGGCTCCGGGGCGAGCGCATCGCCGGCATCGCGATCGGCGTGGCCCTGACGGGCGCGGCCGGGATCGTGGTCGTCGCGCTCACCGTGGGTACCGGACCGGGGCTGCTCTGGCCGCTGCTGCTGGCCGTGCTGCCCACCATCGGGGCGGTCGGGATGATGTTCCCGGTGATCCCCGCGATCGCCCTGGGGCGGCACCGGCACGACGCCGGCAGTGCGGCCGCCCTCATCGGCGCCGCCCAGTTCGGCATGGCTGCACTGGGCGCCCCCGTCTCGGGCCTGCTCGGCGGGTCGGTGGCGACGATGGGTGCCGTCATGGCGGTCGCCTTCGCTCTCGCCGGGGCGGTGATGGTCGCGGTGGCGCGGGCCGTGCGCGAGTGA
- a CDS encoding ASCH domain-containing protein, giving the protein METTPPVDEAIELFWAEARKVVGLTRLDVIVGTSDTASLTPPAWSFGETAEQADELVALVLAGRRTATSSALWEWEAEDEDLPRPGDLAIVCDGAGLPRALVRTDAVEVVPFDAVDAEHARAEGEPSLDSWRREYRDHLAAAVAPRQLAPDVPLVLERFTVLHPRPRRT; this is encoded by the coding sequence ATGGAGACGACCCCGCCGGTGGACGAGGCGATCGAGCTGTTCTGGGCCGAGGCGCGCAAGGTCGTCGGGCTCACCCGCCTGGACGTCATCGTGGGCACCAGCGACACCGCCTCGCTCACCCCGCCGGCGTGGTCGTTCGGCGAGACCGCCGAGCAGGCCGACGAGCTCGTGGCGCTGGTCCTCGCCGGGCGACGGACCGCCACGTCGAGCGCCCTGTGGGAGTGGGAGGCTGAGGACGAGGACCTCCCTCGCCCCGGTGACCTCGCCATCGTCTGCGACGGCGCCGGGCTCCCGCGCGCGCTCGTGCGCACCGACGCCGTGGAGGTCGTCCCCTTCGATGCGGTCGACGCCGAGCACGCCCGGGCCGAGGGCGAGCCGAGCCTGGACTCCTGGCGGCGCGAGTACCGGGACCACCTCGCCGCGGCGGTCGCACCTCGGCAGCTCGCCCCGGACGTGCCCCTCGTGCTCGAGCGTTTCACCGTCCTGCACCCCAGGCCCCGCCGGACGTGA
- a CDS encoding endonuclease/exonuclease/phosphatase family protein: protein MRAIGWLLVLVISGAAALTLDLEWAVNLHRDWSGWTTVAPVSQVIAMRSLVAIGFIVLAVITLVVGIVRKVGFRGGTRTLVLGLALAVVGVGHGWVLTERGLDNPGRLTVDGGVRPGDLGTGEITVLTLNTLGGRTGVEDVAELAGPNGADVVVLPETSRATAEELAAALAASGATFQVFDAAGAQDGPAGSTAMLVSAALGEYVQTPGPDTRFGAVRAEPATGVGPVLVGVHPAPPSGDLHDVWEEDLAAVTALCAPRTTRGLILAGDLNATLDHAPLQDIGRCVHGAAGAGAGGVATWPTRTPEWLGAAIDHVIADGEAYEPTQAAVVEVGGSDHRALLVRLRPVGSDR, encoded by the coding sequence GTGCGCGCGATCGGCTGGCTCCTCGTCCTGGTGATCTCTGGTGCCGCCGCGCTCACGCTGGACCTGGAGTGGGCGGTCAACCTCCACCGGGACTGGAGCGGGTGGACGACGGTCGCGCCGGTCTCCCAGGTCATCGCGATGCGCTCGCTCGTGGCGATCGGCTTCATCGTGCTGGCCGTCATCACCCTCGTCGTCGGGATCGTCCGCAAGGTGGGCTTCCGGGGCGGCACGCGGACGCTGGTCCTCGGGCTGGCGCTCGCCGTCGTCGGCGTCGGGCACGGCTGGGTGCTGACGGAGCGCGGCCTGGACAACCCCGGACGTCTCACCGTGGACGGCGGGGTGCGGCCGGGCGACCTCGGCACGGGCGAGATCACGGTCCTGACGCTGAACACCCTCGGTGGCCGCACCGGCGTGGAGGACGTGGCTGAGCTCGCCGGTCCGAACGGCGCCGACGTCGTCGTCCTTCCCGAGACGTCCCGCGCGACGGCGGAGGAGCTCGCCGCCGCCCTCGCCGCGTCCGGCGCGACCTTCCAGGTGTTCGACGCCGCCGGTGCGCAGGACGGGCCCGCCGGCTCGACGGCGATGCTCGTCTCGGCCGCGCTCGGCGAGTACGTCCAGACGCCGGGGCCGGACACACGCTTCGGCGCCGTGCGGGCCGAGCCCGCCACCGGCGTCGGCCCGGTGCTGGTGGGGGTCCACCCCGCGCCGCCCAGCGGCGACCTCCACGACGTCTGGGAGGAGGACCTCGCCGCCGTCACCGCCCTCTGCGCGCCGCGCACCACGCGGGGCCTCATCCTCGCCGGCGACCTCAACGCCACCCTCGACCACGCCCCGCTGCAAGACATCGGCCGCTGCGTCCACGGCGCCGCCGGCGCCGGCGCGGGCGGGGTGGCGACCTGGCCTACCCGCACCCCGGAGTGGCTCGGTGCCGCGATCGACCACGTCATCGCCGACGGCGAGGCGTACGAGCCGACCCAGGCCGCGGTGGTCGAGGTCGGCGGGAGCGACCACCGGGCGCTGCTCGTGCGGCTGCGGCCGGTGGGATCCGACCGGTAG
- a CDS encoding GNAT family N-acetyltransferase, giving the protein MRTMSLQEFTAVTDALSPAVLEGCHEVQTETFVAVLGHDDFAEPATGLRADLADQRHEDKVLLVALADGVAESPADVLGYAWLVLHREDNRHLAGLDILVRPSARRAGIGTALWRAAEARVRAAGRTTVTSWSVHGPEPEDGPGVLAAPTGAGRVRADDPATRFALAHGFVLEQTERHSTLALPVPPERLESWRAEAAAVAGPDYRLVSWTGSTPEERLAGMAALRSRMSTDVPSAGLEFEEEAWDAERMRHADEQLVARGGSQVVTAVEHLPSGELVAFTALDRREQDVIFQQDTLVRADHRGRRLGLLVKAANLQLLARTFPGARRVHTWNAGENRFMLDINERMGFVPASVEGAWQLRLA; this is encoded by the coding sequence ATGCGGACCATGAGCCTCCAGGAGTTCACGGCCGTCACGGACGCCCTGTCCCCGGCGGTGCTCGAGGGTTGCCACGAGGTGCAGACCGAGACCTTCGTGGCGGTGCTGGGCCACGACGACTTCGCCGAGCCCGCCACCGGGCTCCGCGCCGACCTGGCCGACCAGCGCCACGAGGACAAGGTCCTCCTCGTCGCCCTCGCCGACGGCGTCGCCGAGAGTCCCGCCGACGTGCTGGGGTACGCCTGGCTCGTCCTGCACCGTGAGGACAACCGCCACCTCGCCGGCCTCGACATCCTCGTGCGCCCGTCCGCGCGGCGCGCCGGCATCGGCACGGCGCTGTGGCGCGCGGCCGAGGCGCGGGTCCGGGCGGCCGGGCGCACCACCGTGACCTCGTGGAGCGTCCACGGACCGGAGCCGGAGGACGGACCCGGCGTCCTCGCCGCGCCGACGGGGGCCGGGCGGGTCCGCGCCGACGACCCCGCCACGCGCTTCGCCCTCGCGCACGGCTTCGTCCTGGAGCAGACCGAGCGCCACTCGACCCTGGCGCTGCCGGTCCCGCCCGAGCGGCTGGAGAGCTGGCGGGCCGAGGCGGCCGCGGTCGCGGGCCCGGACTACCGCCTCGTCTCGTGGACGGGGTCGACGCCGGAGGAACGGCTCGCGGGCATGGCCGCGCTGCGCAGCCGCATGAGCACCGACGTCCCCTCCGCCGGGCTCGAGTTCGAGGAGGAGGCGTGGGACGCCGAGCGGATGCGGCACGCCGACGAGCAGCTCGTCGCGCGCGGCGGGTCGCAGGTGGTCACCGCCGTGGAGCACCTGCCCTCCGGCGAGCTGGTCGCGTTCACCGCCCTGGACCGCCGCGAGCAGGACGTCATCTTCCAGCAGGACACCCTGGTCCGGGCCGACCACCGTGGGCGCCGCCTCGGCCTCCTGGTCAAGGCGGCCAACCTCCAGCTCCTGGCCCGGACCTTCCCAGGTGCACGCCGGGTGCACACCTGGAACGCCGGCGAGAACCGCTTCATGCTCGACATCAACGAGCGCATGGGGTTCGTCCCCGCCAGCGTCGAGGGTGCGTGGCAGCTGCGCCTGGCGTGA
- a CDS encoding alpha/beta hydrolase family protein, producing MADVSINTPRGAHLAGTFEHGAGHAAVLFVHGFLADRHSSTRFDRLAAAYRAAGYATLQVDLSGCGASDDDVVTVAGEVEDIRSASEWLAEEGYPVQAVHAHSFGTLAAMRAAAPHVVTMVLTGAMTGPMSYPWEEIFSPGQLDDLERLGHARIPDDNVAAAREYSVISRQTLADFSLIDQAELLGSVKVPVLLVHGDHTEEASDQVVITREGLHLLPTGSRLELLAGAEPGVGDRMDEVARLALDWFAAHLPPD from the coding sequence ATGGCCGACGTCTCGATCAACACGCCCCGCGGCGCCCACCTCGCGGGGACCTTCGAGCACGGCGCCGGCCACGCGGCGGTGCTCTTCGTCCACGGCTTCCTCGCCGACCGCCACTCCTCGACCCGGTTCGACCGGCTCGCCGCCGCGTACCGCGCCGCCGGGTACGCCACCCTCCAGGTGGACCTCTCCGGCTGCGGTGCCAGCGACGACGACGTCGTCACGGTGGCGGGAGAGGTCGAGGACATCCGCTCGGCGTCGGAGTGGCTCGCCGAGGAGGGCTACCCGGTCCAGGCCGTGCACGCCCACTCGTTCGGCACGCTCGCGGCGATGCGCGCGGCGGCGCCGCACGTCGTCACCATGGTCCTCACCGGCGCGATGACGGGCCCGATGTCGTACCCGTGGGAGGAGATCTTCTCGCCCGGGCAGCTCGACGACCTCGAACGGCTGGGGCACGCGCGCATCCCCGACGACAACGTCGCCGCCGCCCGGGAGTACTCCGTGATCTCCCGCCAGACCCTCGCCGACTTCTCGCTCATCGACCAGGCGGAGCTGCTCGGGTCGGTCAAGGTGCCCGTCCTCCTCGTCCACGGCGACCACACCGAGGAGGCAAGCGACCAGGTGGTCATCACCCGCGAGGGGCTGCACCTGCTGCCCACCGGCTCCCGGCTCGAGCTCCTCGCGGGCGCCGAGCCCGGCGTGGGCGACCGGATGGACGAGGTCGCCCGGCTCGCGCTGGACTGGTTCGCCGCCCACCTCCCGCCGGACTGA
- a CDS encoding 2TM domain-containing protein, whose amino-acid sequence MTQYTPGQYTSGAADPVPDEAELRRLAIKRLKDKRDFRAHLLAYVSVNLLLVVIWWMTGAAAFFWPVFPILGWGIGLLFHAMDVYSPPPGPAEIAAEMDRLRQQR is encoded by the coding sequence ATGACCCAGTACACGCCCGGGCAGTACACCTCGGGCGCGGCCGACCCCGTCCCGGACGAGGCCGAGCTCCGCCGTCTTGCCATCAAGCGGCTCAAGGACAAGCGCGACTTCAGGGCTCACCTCCTGGCCTACGTCAGCGTGAACCTCCTGCTCGTGGTCATCTGGTGGATGACCGGGGCGGCGGCGTTCTTCTGGCCCGTCTTCCCGATCCTCGGCTGGGGCATCGGGCTGCTGTTCCACGCGATGGACGTCTACTCCCCGCCGCCCGGACCGGCGGAGATCGCCGCGGAGATGGACCGGCTGCGCCAGCAGCGCTGA
- a CDS encoding PLDc N-terminal domain-containing protein, whose amino-acid sequence MAARSWSELSTTQRRAVTALGVAEVALAVTAWVDLARRPARAVAGGKTRWAGVIAISWVGPILYFTRGRLPRT is encoded by the coding sequence ATGGCCGCGCGCAGCTGGTCCGAGTTGAGCACCACCCAGCGGCGGGCCGTCACCGCGCTCGGTGTCGCGGAGGTCGCGCTGGCGGTCACGGCGTGGGTGGACCTCGCTCGACGGCCGGCTAGGGCGGTCGCCGGCGGCAAGACCCGGTGGGCCGGTGTCATCGCGATCAGCTGGGTCGGTCCGATCCTGTACTTCACCAGGGGACGGCTGCCCAGGACCTGA
- a CDS encoding NADP-dependent oxidoreductase, translated as MTRSRPPAGGATGSLVLVARAYGGPEQQALVERDVTAPGPGEVLVRVRAAAVNPADVKRREGLFGTTRTPPVPLGLELSGVVEALGPDVTDLDVGDGVVGSPRPGAGAFAEHTLVRRRDVVPKPAALPHDVAATLPIAGTAAWDAFHQVDPGPGRTLLVVGVGGGVGDLVAQLAVAAGTRVVGTGSESKRARAESLGVTFVTSGPAALAAVRAAGPVDAVLDLAGGEALRSLVEVVADRASVVSAADPTAAVALGGRALVRGPDVLADVVAAAAEGRLCPNVTATYPLTRAAEALAQVEGRHAAGKVVVLPGA; from the coding sequence GTGACCCGGTCCCGACCGCCCGCCGGCGGCGCCACCGGCTCGCTCGTCCTCGTCGCGCGCGCCTACGGCGGTCCGGAGCAGCAGGCGCTCGTCGAGCGGGACGTCACCGCGCCCGGCCCCGGCGAGGTGCTCGTCCGGGTCCGCGCGGCCGCCGTCAACCCGGCCGACGTCAAGCGGCGCGAGGGCCTCTTCGGGACCACCCGGACCCCGCCCGTCCCCCTCGGCCTGGAGCTGTCCGGCGTCGTCGAGGCGCTCGGCCCGGACGTCACGGACCTCGACGTGGGCGACGGCGTCGTGGGCAGCCCGCGTCCGGGTGCCGGCGCCTTCGCCGAGCACACCCTCGTCCGGCGGCGCGACGTCGTCCCCAAGCCCGCCGCTCTGCCGCACGACGTCGCCGCCACCCTCCCGATCGCCGGGACGGCGGCCTGGGACGCGTTCCACCAGGTCGACCCCGGCCCCGGCCGCACCCTCCTGGTCGTCGGGGTGGGAGGCGGCGTCGGCGATCTCGTGGCCCAGCTGGCCGTGGCCGCCGGGACCCGGGTGGTCGGCACCGGCAGCGAGAGCAAGCGCGCCCGCGCCGAGAGCCTCGGGGTCACGTTCGTGACCTCCGGGCCTGCGGCGCTCGCGGCCGTGCGGGCCGCCGGCCCGGTGGACGCCGTGCTCGACCTCGCCGGTGGTGAGGCGCTGCGCAGCCTCGTCGAGGTCGTGGCCGACCGCGCGAGCGTCGTCAGCGCGGCCGACCCCACCGCCGCCGTCGCGCTCGGGGGCCGGGCGCTCGTGCGGGGACCGGACGTGCTCGCGGACGTCGTCGCCGCGGCCGCGGAAGGACGACTGTGCCCGAACGTCACCGCGACCTACCCGCTGACGCGCGCGGCCGAAGCCCTGGCGCAGGTGGAGGGCCGGCACGCCGCCGGCAAGGTGGTGGTCCTGCCCGGTGCCTGA